A genome region from Setaria italica strain Yugu1 chromosome III, Setaria_italica_v2.0, whole genome shotgun sequence includes the following:
- the LOC101767430 gene encoding conserved oligomeric Golgi complex subunit 8 — MDLLDAGHRHAAPAADMDGAVASALPLAGAAYQPYVSELLSFSIERLHKEPELLRVDAERVRRQMQEVAVENYAAFIAASEALSFVRAQLEGFDSHLEALIEEIPNLTSGCTEFVESAQQILEERKLNQTLLANHSTLLDLLEIPQLMDTCIRNGNYDEALDLEAFVSKISKLHPDLPVIQGLAAEVKKTVQSLISQLLQKLRSNIQLPECLRIVAHLRRIGVFSESELRLQFLRCREAWLSGILEDLDQRNVYDYLKGMVTCHRVHLFDVVNQYRAIFNNDKSGNEENYDGGLLFSWAMQQVSNHLTTLQVMLPNITEGGSLSNILDQCMYCAMGLGLVGLDFRGLLPPIFENAVLNLFSKNMSTAVENFQVVLDSHRWVPMPSVGFVANGVVDETSDDVTPPSVLMEHPPLAVFVNGVSAAMNELRPCAPLSLKHVLAQEVVKGLQAVSDSLVRYNAMRMLRGNESALFLSLCQAFIEVVHPYCAACFGRCYPNGATLITECQSTFNGVSQLLTVPARSNSSSIERRQSGGIDRKQSGNIERKQSGSIERRQSGGIERKQSIESAGSTVTDNGLPTDGSVSEVNSDAATPASAVQDGAQTSPPSSK, encoded by the exons ATGGACCTCCTCGACGCGGGCCACCGccacgccgcccccgccgccgacatGGACGGCGCCGTGGCCTCCGCGctcccgctcgccggcgccgcgtacCAGCCCTACGTATCCGAGCTTCTCTCCTTCTCCATCGAGCGCCTCCACAAG GAACCGGAGCTGCTGCGGGTGGACGCTGAGCGGGTGCGGCGGCAGATGCAGGAGGTGGCAGTGGAGAACTACGCCGCCTTCATCGCGGCGTCCGAGGCGCTCTCCTTCGTCCGCGCGCAGCTCGAGGGATTCGACAGCCACCTCGAGGCCCTG ATAGAGGAGATACCAAATTTAACGTCTGGCTGCACTGAGTTTGTTGAGTCAGCACAGCAAATTTTGGAAGAGAGGAAGCTCAATCAAACATTACTAGCCAATCATAGTACCTTGCTTGACTTGCTTGAAATCCCACAACTGATGGACAC GTGCATACGGAATGGGAACTATGATGAGGCACTTGATCTAGAAGCTTTTGTAAGCAAAATTTCAAAGTTGCACCCTGA TTTACCTGTTATCCAAGGATTAGCTGCTGAAGTCAAGAAGACAGTACAATCACTAATTTCTCAGCTTCTCCAGAAACTTCGATCAAATATTCAG TTACCTGAGTGCCTCCGTATTGTAGCACATTTGCGTCGAATTGGAGTTTTCAGTGAATCAGAATTGCGCTTACAG TTCTTGAGGTGCAGGGAAGCTTGGCTTTCTGGGATTCTTGAAGATCTGGACCAAAGGAATGTTTATGATTACCTGAAAGGCATGGTGACTTGCCACAGGGTGCATCTATTTGATGTTGTTAATCAATACCGGGCAATATTCAACAATGACAAATCTGGGAATGAGGAGAACTATGATGGCGGGCTGCTTTTCAGCTGGGCAATGCAACAAGTTAGTAATCACCTCACAACTCTTCAAGTTATGTTACCAAACATAACTGAAGGTGGGTCTCTGTCCAACATTCTTGATCAATGCATG TATTGTGCAATGGGTCTTGGCCTAGTTGGGTTGGATTTCCGTGGCCTACTTCCACCAATCTTTGAAAA TGCGGTTCTAAATTTATTCTCAAAGAATATGAGTACGGCAGTTGAAAATTTCCAG GTTGTTTTGGATTCACACCGGTGGGTTCCGATGCCATCTGTTGGCTTCGTAGCAAATGGAGTTGTGGATGAGACTTCTGATGATGTGACTCCACCTTCCGTTTTAATGGAGCATCCACCTCTTGCAGTGTTTGTTAATG GTGTTTCAGCAGCAATGAATGAGCTGAGACCATGTGCGCCATTGAGCTTGAAACATGTTCTTGCTCAGGAGGTGGTGAAGGGATTACAAGCAGTTTCTGACTCCCTAGTTAGATACAATGCCATGCGGATGCTGCGTGGGAATGAGTCCGCTCTTTTCCTTTCACTCTGCCAGGCATTTATCGAG GTCGTACACCCTTATTGTGCCGCATGTTTTGGCCGATGCTACCCGAACGGAGCAACACTGATCACAGAGTGCCAGAGCACATTCAACGGTGTCAGCCAGCTACTGACTGTACCCGCAAGATCAAACAGTTCTAGCATTGAAAGAAGGCAATCAGGAGGCATCGACAGAAAGCAGTCAGGGAACATCGAAAGGAAGCAGTCGGGGAGCATCGAACGAAGGCAGTCGGGAGGCATTGAACGAAAGCAGTCCATTGAGAGCGCTGGGTCAACCGTCACCGATAATGGGCTACCAACTGATGGATCAGTGTCAGAGGTCAACAGTGATGCTGCAACCCCAGCCTCAGCAGTTCAGGATGGTGCGCAAACCagtcctccatcaagcaagtaG